The DNA segment CAGCATCTTCTGGAACTCCTCGGGCAGCGGGTTGGCGCCCAGCCGGCCCTCGGCGATCACGCCGGGCGACACCGCGTTCACGCGGATGCCCTGGGCCGCGTATTCCAGCGCCGCCATCTTGGTATAACCCTCGACCGCGTGCTTGGTCGCCGGATAATGGCCTGAGCCGGCGATGGTCACATGCGCCTGGATCGAGCTGCAATTGACGATGGCGCCGCCCGTGCCCTGTTTCAGGAACTGGCGGATCTCGTGCTTCATGGACAGGAACACGCCGCGCACGTTGATGTTGAACATGTCGTCGAAGGTGTCGGCGTCCATGTCGGCGAGCAGCCCGCCCGCCGCGCCGATGCCGGCATTGTTGAAGGCGACGTCCAGCCGGCCGAAGCGGGCCGCGGTTTCGCCCACCATGCGCTCCACGTCTGCTTCCCGCGACACGTCGCCCTGGATGAACAGCGCCTCGCCGCCTGCCGCCTCGATCATGCGGACGGTCTCATGGCCTTCCTCGGCGCGCCGCCCAGTGATGCCCACCTTGGCGCCGGCCCTGGCGA comes from the Iodidimonas sp. SYSU 1G8 genome and includes:
- a CDS encoding glucose 1-dehydrogenase, which translates into the protein MLQGKIALVTGGTSGIGQTTALAIARAGAKVGITGRRAEEGHETVRMIEAAGGEALFIQGDVSREADVERMVGETAARFGRLDVAFNNAGIGAAGGLLADMDADTFDDMFNINVRGVFLSMKHEIRQFLKQGTGGAIVNCSSIQAHVTIAGSGHYPATKHAVEGYTKMAALEYAAQGIRVNAVSPGVIAEGRLGANPLPEEFQKMLRDLHPLGRFGSAQDVADSVIFLMSDKASFITGSSLVVDGGYMAR